The Chloroflexota bacterium nucleotide sequence CGGGCGATCCCCTCGCGCCGCTCGTAGATGTCGGCCTGCTTCTCGTCGTACCATTTGAAACCGGTGTCGTGCTTGGCCGTCCGCGCCAGGAGCGTCTGCCCGAGCGCACCGGCCGCCGTCAGACTGCCATGCTCGAGCTGATTGCGGATCATCCACGGGAGCATCACCGAGGCCAGCCCGACGCCGATCAGGATGGTCGGCAGGACGATCCGGCGCAGCGAGCGCTCGTTGACGAGCAGCACGAACGGCAGGACCGGGATCAGCACCTGGGCGACCGGCTTGCAGAGCAGGCTCAGCCCCAACAGCAGACCGGCCCCGAAGAAGGCTGGACGACGGCCGGATCGCATGGCCCAGAGGAAGACGACGAACGTCAGCAGCAGCAGGAAGATCAGGACCGTCTCGGGCATCAGGTAGTGCTCGGAGATCAGCAGCGCGCCGTTCGCCGCCGTGATCAGCGCGGCGATCAGCCCGGCCACCCGACCCACCGTCTGCCGCCCGAGGATGTAGACCAGGACGGCGCAGGCCACCCCAAGCAGATGCTGCGCGAACGCAATGGCCTGTAGCTCCTCGCCAAACAGCGCCATCGACCCGACCAGGAACAGCGGGTAGGTCGGGGTGCGCCGCACCGAGATGTCGAAGCCGTAGCCGTTCAGGAGATCCCAGGCCGGCAGGAAGTAGCTGACGCTGTCGCGCAGCAGAAAGACCGGCACGCGGAACGTGAACGCCACACGTATGGCCACGGCGACCAGCAGAATCAGGCCGACCGCCACCGCGTCCGGGTGTGCCCTGAGCACCGCGCGGACACGCCCGCCGATCGTGGGTACACCCTCCGCGCGATCGGTCATCGCCTGGGCCTCTCCAACGGTGAGTTAGCTGCCGCGCGCGCTGCCGCCAACGCCGGCCAGCGGCCGGGCGCCGTTCCGTCGAGCAGCGGCGGACCGGCCGCCGAACTTCACGTAGCGCACCCCACGGCCCGCGCCGGCATCCGACTGGCGGATCGGCTGCCGGCCGGCCAGCCCCCGACCGAGCATCGTCCGGATGACGTAGGTGCGTTTGCCTTGCGACTCGAACCACGTCCGCGTGACCAGCTCCGCCAGCAAGCCTTGGGTGATGAACAGCAGGCCGGCCAGGAAGGCGAACACGGCGATCAGCATGACCGGGTTGCGGTGGACCCGCACGTCCTCGAAGACGCGCGAGTAGAGCGTGAACAGGACCGCCAGCGCACCGAACAGGAAGCAGACCGCGCCGAGGCCGCCGAAGAGCTGGATCGGCTTGGTCGAGTAGCTGCTCAGGAACTTGAGGGTCAGCAGATCCAACAGCACCTTGATGGTGCGGTTGATGCCGTACTTGGACTTGCCGTACTTGCGCGCCCGGTGGTTGACCGCCAGCTCGGTGACCGTCGCGCCAGACCAGTGCGCGTAGGCCGGGATGAACCGGTGCATCTCGCCGTACAGGCGGACGTTCTTGAGCACCTCGCGGCGATACGCCTTGAGCGTGCACCCATAGTCGTGCAGCTCGACGCCGCTCACCTTCGAGATCAGCCAGTTGGCCATCCGCGAGGGGAGCTTGCGGCTGATCTCGGCGTCCTGGCGGTTCTTGCGCCACCCGCTGACGACGTCGAAGTCGCCCTCGTCCATCGTCTGGAGCAGGCGCGGGATCTCGGCAGGATCGTTCTGGAGATCGCCATCCATGAAGATGACGACGTCCCCGCGCGACGCTTCGAGGCCGGCGGCCAGCGCCGGCGTCTGCCCGAAGTTGCGGCGGAACTGGATGACGACGACTTCCGGATGCTGCTCGGCGATCTGCTTCAGCAGGCCGAAGCTGCCATCCTTGCTGCCGTCGTCGACGTACAGGATCTCGTAGGGCCGGCCGAGCTTGACCAGCACGCCCTGGAGCTCTTCATGCAGCTCCGGGATATTCTCGACCTCGTTGTAGATGGGGACGACGATAGAGAGCACCAGAACAACCCCGGCCCACGGGATGTGGGGCAGTATACAGCAGACGAGCGAGTGGCAGACGAGACCCGCGCACGTAATGTGCCCGGACGCGTCTCTGAACGGCGTATCATGAACCTGGGGCGGCGAGCGCCAGAGTGTCAACCCCTCGACGCCCGGAGGACTCTGCCGAATGAACCACTCCTCCGACGCAGCACGGTCGCGCCTCGCGTTGCGTGGTCGCGCGGCGCTCACGGGCCTGTTGCTCGTGGGGCTGCTCATCTCTTCGGCGTTCGCGCCGGCCTCGATGTTCGCGCCGCTGCGCGTGGGCGCGGAGCCGGGCACGTCGTCTGTCGACGCGCCGGACGTCGACCGCTCTGCCCAGCCGATGATGTCGCCGGATGTCGATGCGCCTCGGGCCGTCGTCAACCAGGGCGACGCTGAGCCGGGCATCACGCTGATCACGGCGGTCTACAACTCGATCCAGGATCGCTTCTTCAAACCGCTCGACTCGCGCGATCTGCTGGACGCCGCCTGGGAAGGCGCGCGGCGGGCGCTGGCCGAGCAGCGCAAGCTGCCCTCGGGCGTCGCCGATCCGCAGTTCACCGGCGACCGCAACGGCGACCTGCAGGCGTTTGTAGCCCAGTACCGGGCGCTGCTCTCGGCGGCCGGGTCCGGCGTGGACGCCAACCGTGTCGCGATGGCGACCTCCGACCTGATGACCCAGAGCGTCGGCGAGCAGCACACGGTCTTCCTCCCGCCGGAGGCGTTCGCGCGCTTCCGCCAGAGCCTGACCAGCGATTCGGGCCGGGTGGGCCTCGGCATCCTGATCCAGGGGCAGAGCGCGCCGTTCCGGATCGGCTCGGTGGTCCCGGGCGCGCCCGCCGAGAAGGCCGGCGTGATGGACAACGACATCATCCTGGCGGTCGATGGCCGCAGCACCAGCCGCATGGAGCTGCGCGACGTCTCGGATGCCCTGCGCGGCGAAGAGGGCCAGAGCGTCACCCTGACCCTGCAGCGCGGCGACGGCGGCCAGACGATGGACATCGTGGTCACCCGGGCGCGCTTCAGCGAGCCGCCGCTGACCATGAAGGTGCTCCCTGAGGGCGTCTGCCATTTCCGCCTCTCGACCTTCCCGGTAGCGTTCATCGTCGGGCCGACGGGCCGGACCATCGGCGAGGATCTCGACTACTACCTGGAGCAGTGCGAGCAGGCCGGCGGCAAGGGCTGGATCATGGATCTCCGCGGCAACGGCGGCGGCGCCAGCCTCGTAC carries:
- a CDS encoding glycosyltransferase family 39 protein — translated: MTDRAEGVPTIGGRVRAVLRAHPDAVAVGLILLVAVAIRVAFTFRVPVFLLRDSVSYFLPAWDLLNGYGFDISVRRTPTYPLFLVGSMALFGEELQAIAFAQHLLGVACAVLVYILGRQTVGRVAGLIAALITAANGALLISEHYLMPETVLIFLLLLTFVVFLWAMRSGRRPAFFGAGLLLGLSLLCKPVAQVLIPVLPFVLLVNERSLRRIVLPTILIGVGLASVMLPWMIRNQLEHGSLTAAGALGQTLLARTAKHDTGFKWYDEKQADIYERREGIARQLVQNGVRQRLSDGVIYRRVQDRFGMTDAEINGFMRVLATDVILENPWYYLRGTARMTWSLLAGEPEKLSTDWKTQNARLSRDEWDDRIEHLLSRASTPQRNELERASGVVDLVQPPAWGGLMPALFVLGTVLVAASARLRPALLLSLSALALIVTCAALDGPVVRYRYPADPLIALVAAGALTWAVGRLIEATRGRSVSVAGPAPTVVPPSVVPPAAGQAPRGV
- a CDS encoding glycosyltransferase family 2 protein, with translation MVLSIVVPIYNEVENIPELHEELQGVLVKLGRPYEILYVDDGSKDGSFGLLKQIAEQHPEVVVIQFRRNFGQTPALAAGLEASRGDVVIFMDGDLQNDPAEIPRLLQTMDEGDFDVVSGWRKNRQDAEISRKLPSRMANWLISKVSGVELHDYGCTLKAYRREVLKNVRLYGEMHRFIPAYAHWSGATVTELAVNHRARKYGKSKYGINRTIKVLLDLLTLKFLSSYSTKPIQLFGGLGAVCFLFGALAVLFTLYSRVFEDVRVHRNPVMLIAVFAFLAGLLFITQGLLAELVTRTWFESQGKRTYVIRTMLGRGLAGRQPIRQSDAGAGRGVRYVKFGGRSAAARRNGARPLAGVGGSARGS
- a CDS encoding PDZ domain-containing protein, encoding MRGRAALTGLLLVGLLISSAFAPASMFAPLRVGAEPGTSSVDAPDVDRSAQPMMSPDVDAPRAVVNQGDAEPGITLITAVYNSIQDRFFKPLDSRDLLDAAWEGARRALAEQRKLPSGVADPQFTGDRNGDLQAFVAQYRALLSAAGSGVDANRVAMATSDLMTQSVGEQHTVFLPPEAFARFRQSLTSDSGRVGLGILIQGQSAPFRIGSVVPGAPAEKAGVMDNDIILAVDGRSTSRMELRDVSDALRGEEGQSVTLTLQRGDGGQTMDIVVTRARFSEPPLTMKVLPEGVCHFRLSTFPVAFIVGPTGRTIGEDLDYYLEQCEQAGGKGWIMDLRGNGGGASLVQVLGRFIDAGPILVERDKIGGRYEQATDGHLFRVQRPLVVLIDGNSASASEGFASAVQEYKRGVVMGRQSAGALNTGNIVPLPLGAGMMVAIRQVFTGKQEIAVDEVGVTPDVSLNMGRDPSVAPPEAIQAALSPPADVGPLPAGPSTTDGLLTAEQMKQRAAPVLLQAGDASRPEDQQVRGEMAFDTLHYYASDYPSIAAARARAIRLGWQGVYARWIGAGFPPPYAITVSFYRDGDGAHKDMREIYEADEPRNPPQYKDVDSPVTLGDETLAQVGTGQNEGRIWISWRRGGTVYTVSQNVPPGDTASFDELARLAQIVDSRAAANP